A stretch of the Poseidonibacter parvus genome encodes the following:
- the argB gene encoding acetylglutamate kinase, whose protein sequence is MQDKHQKVQTLLDAIPYIKKFNSKTIVIKYGGSAQTSPELQEKFAQDIVLLSLLGINPVIVHGGGARISELLEKLEIKSEFIDGHRVTSKETMRVVEMVLSGEINKNITSLLNHHGAKAIGISGKDSAIIKARPKDGGKFGYTGEITEINGDLINNLIKEGFIPVIAPIADSAEPNHPGFNINADFAASKVAVALGAQKVLFLTDIIGVLDKAGVHLTTLDKEQVEAYKADGTIAGGMIPKVDSCIETIHDGVNKAHIIDGRVEHSILLELFTKDGIGTQFLRRDNPNNGIDIEKLLNEND, encoded by the coding sequence ATGCAAGATAAACATCAAAAAGTACAAACCCTACTTGATGCCATTCCTTATATAAAAAAATTCAATAGCAAGACTATTGTAATTAAATATGGTGGTTCAGCACAAACAAGTCCTGAATTACAAGAAAAATTTGCTCAAGATATTGTTCTTCTTTCATTACTTGGTATTAATCCAGTTATTGTTCATGGTGGAGGAGCAAGAATTTCTGAGTTATTAGAAAAACTTGAAATAAAATCTGAATTTATAGATGGTCATAGAGTTACTTCAAAAGAGACAATGAGAGTTGTTGAAATGGTACTTTCTGGTGAAATCAATAAAAACATTACCTCACTTCTTAATCATCATGGTGCAAAAGCTATTGGTATCTCAGGAAAAGATTCTGCAATTATCAAAGCACGTCCAAAAGATGGTGGAAAATTTGGTTACACAGGTGAAATCACTGAAATAAATGGAGATTTAATCAATAATTTAATTAAAGAAGGTTTTATTCCTGTAATTGCACCAATTGCAGATAGTGCAGAACCAAATCATCCAGGATTTAATATTAATGCGGATTTTGCAGCATCAAAAGTTGCTGTTGCACTTGGAGCTCAAAAAGTACTATTTCTTACAGATATTATTGGAGTGTTAGATAAAGCTGGTGTTCATTTAACAACTTTAGATAAAGAACAAGTTGAAGCTTATAAAGCTGATGGAACAATTGCAGGTGGAATGATTCCTAAAGTTGATTCATGTATTGAAACTATTCATGATGGTGTAAATAAAGCACATATAATTGATGGTAGAGTTGAGCATTCGATTTTACTTGAACTATTTACAAAAGATGGAATTGGTACACAGTTCTTAAGAAGAGATAACCCTAATAATGGGATTGATATTGAAAAATTATTAAATGAAAATGACTAA
- a CDS encoding RecB-like helicase, with amino-acid sequence MKKFLALKASAGSGKTFALTVRYITLLLLDAKPNEILTLTFTNKAANEMSERIYNTLLTLGDDEAYLNAIIKESSLSKEQILGKKNFLVKSFTNANLSIFTIDKFINSILREFCGYIGISDDFEIKEDDIEALSMKFLQSLDVKQFDSLIDFSIYEKKKFNSIFDLFKNLLEKNENIEIVDIDAKLINIQKDQVLLSAYKIKEAILNCEVASNSAKKAVDFENFDELFTKTWIGKETLSDYSYFKKCSNDTLESFFANVKEEIGLYYKLRAGYSLSKLFELYMMFKNFKLTFNKNKNYLEFNDISNLVYELLSTKIDKEFLYFRLDSQFSHILMDEFQDTSLLQYKILEPLIKESLSGEQNKFKSFFYVGDTKQSIYRFRGGKRELFDYVANTNKSLEVEVLNTNYRSCENVINFVNSLFVNLPSYEYYDQLSIRKGGYVEVLVDKQLVEEEKFATVASKIAQLIKQGVNSNDIAILTYTNSDVLDMYNYLKNKFPSLKISTEMTSKLINQENVQAVINAIKYIYFKEEIYKENLNALIGNKVLTKLAINFEVDKKSVQEIIKEIATSLKIIDENVVKFIECSTIYNNIVDFVYEIDKLDAVMENSESSGLQILTIFKSKGLEFNTVILLDRIKRKNSDKSSLLFEYDSVELKNIFYKIKGYENYNKQYSNAIAKEKALSLEDEINILYVALTRAKNNMIIFKKEKSSVFDILSMKASIFGQIIESTNVSKNYEKSEKILYTPMDLGQQEKQIAKEKDLDDNRLHSKYFGIATHFCLEMMNDFDKADLDYCLNLVRTRYSNYLDESDFINIKNRITKLLEHKLFANLIKDSKFISEQALVYNGEIKIIDLLLFKGDKYYILDYKTTKEKSHDHILQVTYYKKAIKEIFKSEEVFSYLVYLKENEVLIDEV; translated from the coding sequence ATGAAAAAATTTTTAGCATTAAAAGCCAGCGCTGGTTCTGGTAAAACATTCGCACTTACAGTTAGGTATATTACACTACTACTATTAGATGCAAAACCAAATGAAATATTAACACTTACATTTACAAATAAAGCTGCAAATGAGATGAGTGAAAGAATATATAATACACTTTTAACTCTAGGTGATGATGAAGCATATTTAAATGCAATTATAAAAGAATCATCACTTTCAAAAGAACAAATTTTAGGTAAGAAAAACTTTTTAGTAAAGTCCTTTACAAATGCAAATTTAAGTATTTTTACAATTGATAAATTTATAAATAGTATATTAAGAGAATTCTGTGGTTATATTGGAATATCAGATGACTTTGAAATAAAAGAAGATGATATTGAAGCTTTATCTATGAAGTTTTTACAATCTCTTGATGTAAAGCAGTTTGACTCATTGATTGATTTTTCAATTTATGAAAAAAAGAAGTTTAATTCTATTTTTGATTTATTTAAAAACCTACTTGAAAAAAATGAAAATATTGAAATTGTTGATATTGATGCAAAGTTAATAAATATTCAAAAAGATCAAGTTTTATTAAGTGCATATAAAATAAAAGAAGCCATTTTGAATTGTGAAGTTGCAAGTAATTCAGCTAAAAAAGCAGTTGATTTTGAAAACTTTGATGAGTTGTTTACAAAAACATGGATAGGAAAAGAGACTTTAAGTGATTATTCATATTTTAAAAAATGTTCAAATGATACATTGGAGAGCTTTTTTGCAAATGTAAAAGAAGAAATAGGACTTTATTATAAGCTAAGAGCTGGATATAGTCTTAGTAAACTTTTTGAATTATATATGATGTTTAAAAATTTTAAATTAACATTTAATAAAAATAAAAACTATTTAGAATTTAATGATATTTCAAATTTAGTATATGAGTTATTATCAACAAAAATAGATAAAGAGTTTTTGTATTTTAGATTAGATTCTCAATTTTCCCATATTTTAATGGATGAGTTTCAAGATACTTCTCTTTTACAATATAAAATTTTAGAACCACTTATAAAAGAGTCATTGTCTGGTGAACAAAATAAATTCAAATCCTTCTTTTATGTGGGGGATACAAAACAATCTATTTATAGATTTAGAGGTGGAAAAAGAGAATTATTTGATTATGTAGCAAATACAAATAAATCCTTAGAGGTTGAAGTTTTAAATACAAACTATAGGTCTTGTGAAAATGTAATAAATTTTGTAAATTCATTATTTGTAAATTTACCTTCTTATGAATATTATGATCAGTTATCAATCAGGAAAGGTGGATATGTTGAAGTTCTTGTTGATAAACAATTAGTTGAAGAAGAAAAGTTTGCAACAGTTGCTTCAAAGATTGCACAACTTATTAAACAAGGTGTAAACTCAAATGATATTGCAATATTAACATATACTAACTCTGATGTTTTAGATATGTATAATTATTTAAAGAATAAATTTCCAAGTTTAAAAATATCTACTGAAATGACATCAAAATTAATAAATCAAGAAAATGTACAAGCTGTAATAAATGCAATTAAATATATTTATTTTAAAGAAGAGATTTATAAAGAAAATTTAAATGCACTAATTGGAAATAAAGTATTAACAAAGCTTGCAATTAATTTTGAAGTAGATAAAAAATCTGTTCAGGAAATTATAAAAGAAATAGCAACATCATTAAAAATAATAGATGAAAATGTTGTTAAGTTTATAGAGTGTAGTACTATTTATAATAATATTGTAGATTTTGTTTACGAAATAGATAAACTTGATGCTGTTATGGAAAATAGCGAATCTTCAGGATTACAAATACTTACAATTTTTAAATCAAAAGGTTTAGAGTTTAATACTGTAATTTTACTTGATAGAATAAAAAGAAAAAATTCTGATAAGTCATCATTACTTTTTGAATATGATAGTGTTGAGTTAAAAAATATCTTTTACAAAATAAAAGGTTATGAAAATTATAATAAACAATACTCAAATGCTATTGCAAAAGAAAAAGCATTAAGCTTAGAAGATGAAATAAATATTTTATATGTTGCTCTTACTCGTGCTAAAAATAATATGATAATCTTCAAAAAAGAGAAGTCATCAGTTTTTGATATCCTAAGTATGAAAGCTTCAATATTTGGTCAAATAATTGAAAGTACAAATGTATCAAAAAATTATGAAAAAAGCGAAAAAATTCTTTATACTCCAATGGATTTAGGTCAACAAGAAAAACAAATTGCAAAAGAAAAAGATTTAGATGATAATAGACTTCATTCTAAATACTTTGGTATTGCAACTCACTTTTGTCTTGAAATGATGAATGACTTTGATAAAGCTGATTTAGATTATTGTTTGAATCTTGTAAGAACTAGGTATTCAAACTATTTAGATGAGAGTGATTTTATTAATATTAAAAATAGAATAACAAAACTACTTGAACATAAGTTATTTGCCAATTTAATTAAAGATTCAAAGTTTATATCTGAGCAAGCTTTAGTTTATAATGGAGAAATTAAAATTATTGATTTACTTTTATTTAAAGGTGACAAATATTATATTTTAGATTATAAAACTACAAAAGAAAAATCACATGATCATATCTTACAAGTAACTTACTATAAAAAAGCAATTAAAGAGATATTCAAAAGTGAAGAAGTATTTTCATATTTAGTGTATTTAAAAGAGAATGAAGTTTTAATTGATGAGGTTTAA
- a CDS encoding F0F1 ATP synthase subunit A, whose product MEGRLFTFLGSIGGHGQEWIILSHFVLVVGIIFLIARSATKRLQLVPTGSQNVMETFIGGVISVGADTMGEKNARRYMPLIASLALVIVCSNLIGVIPGFESPTANINFTLSLALIVFVYYNYLGIKENGFINYFKHFMGPMPILAPLMFPIEIISHISRIVSLSFRLFGAIRGDDMFLMVLLMLTPWIVPLSGFFMLTAFGVLQAFVFAILTYVYIAGSIMMSEEDH is encoded by the coding sequence ATGGAAGGAAGACTATTTACATTCTTGGGATCTATTGGTGGTCACGGTCAAGAATGGATTATCTTATCACACTTTGTCCTAGTGGTAGGTATAATATTTTTAATAGCACGATCAGCTACAAAAAGATTACAATTAGTTCCAACTGGTAGCCAAAATGTTATGGAAACATTCATTGGTGGTGTTATATCTGTAGGTGCTGATACAATGGGTGAAAAAAATGCTAGAAGATACATGCCTTTAATTGCATCTTTAGCGTTAGTAATTGTTTGTTCTAACTTAATTGGTGTTATTCCAGGTTTTGAATCACCAACAGCTAATATAAACTTTACTTTATCTTTAGCTCTTATAGTATTTGTTTACTATAATTACTTAGGTATTAAAGAAAATGGTTTTATAAACTATTTTAAACATTTTATGGGTCCAATGCCAATTTTAGCTCCATTAATGTTCCCTATTGAAATTATTTCTCACATTTCTAGAATCGTATCTCTGTCATTCAGACTTTTTGGTGCAATTAGAGGTGATGATATGTTCTTAATGGTATTATTAATGTTAACACCATGGATTGTACCTTTATCTGGATTCTTTATGTTAACAGCATTTGGAGTTTTACAAGCATTCGTATTCGCTATTTTAACTTACGTTTATATAGCTGGATCAATTATGATGTCAGAAGAAGATCACTAG
- the ilvA gene encoding threonine ammonia-lyase, producing MITLNNIKEAKKRLAGTVLNTPLVKAPILSSDLNAQIYLKEDNLQLTGSFKIRGAFNKLACMEDKVRKNGVVAASAGNHAQGLAYAAKHFDCEATIFMPESTPLTKVSGVKSYGANVVLVGENFDEAYATAIKFSEENNKEFIHPFADDAVIAGQGTIALEILEKIDDIEHIVVPIGGGGLISGIAIAAKEINPNIKITGVVASGARGMKESFESKMPIDSASVKTIADGIAVRDVTPKLLEIILEHVDEVVEVSDNEIANAILFLLEKHKLVVEGAGAVATAAIMHKKVEIENQKVCSIVCGGNIDVTMLSLIIDKGLVKSYRKMNLIVTLMDKAGALMRLTEVLKQSDANIVQIDYDRNSVKLEFGEAHVTIAVETKGEEHQKLIRENLKQNAYRFKQI from the coding sequence ATGATTACATTAAACAATATTAAAGAAGCGAAAAAAAGATTAGCAGGCACTGTTTTAAATACTCCATTAGTTAAAGCTCCAATTTTAAGTAGTGACTTAAATGCACAAATTTATTTAAAAGAAGACAATTTACAACTTACAGGTAGTTTTAAAATAAGAGGTGCTTTTAATAAACTTGCATGTATGGAAGATAAGGTAAGAAAAAACGGTGTAGTAGCTGCAAGTGCTGGTAATCATGCTCAAGGTTTAGCATATGCTGCAAAACATTTTGATTGTGAAGCTACAATTTTTATGCCAGAATCAACTCCTCTTACAAAAGTAAGTGGTGTAAAATCTTATGGTGCAAATGTTGTTTTAGTTGGTGAAAATTTTGATGAAGCCTATGCAACTGCAATAAAATTTTCTGAAGAAAACAATAAAGAGTTTATTCATCCTTTTGCAGATGATGCTGTTATTGCTGGGCAAGGAACAATTGCTTTAGAAATTCTAGAAAAAATTGATGATATTGAACATATTGTTGTACCAATTGGTGGGGGAGGATTAATTTCAGGAATTGCAATCGCAGCAAAAGAAATAAATCCAAATATAAAAATCACAGGTGTAGTTGCAAGTGGTGCTAGAGGAATGAAAGAATCTTTTGAATCAAAAATGCCAATTGATTCAGCATCAGTTAAAACAATTGCAGATGGAATTGCTGTAAGAGATGTAACTCCAAAACTTTTAGAAATTATTTTAGAACATGTTGATGAAGTTGTTGAAGTATCTGATAATGAAATAGCAAATGCCATTTTATTTTTACTAGAAAAACACAAATTAGTAGTTGAAGGAGCAGGTGCTGTAGCAACTGCTGCTATTATGCATAAAAAAGTAGAAATAGAAAATCAAAAAGTTTGTTCAATTGTTTGTGGTGGAAATATTGATGTTACAATGCTTTCTTTAATTATTGACAAAGGTTTAGTAAAATCATATAGAAAAATGAATCTAATTGTTACTTTAATGGACAAAGCAGGTGCTCTTATGAGATTAACTGAAGTACTTAAACAAAGTGATGCAAATATTGTACAAATAGATTATGATAGAAACTCCGTTAAATTAGAGTTTGGAGAAGCACATGTAACAATTGCAGTTGAAACAAAAGGCGAAGAACATCAAAAACTAATTAGAGAAAATTTGAAACAAAACGCATACAGATTCAAACAAATTTAA
- the metE gene encoding 5-methyltetrahydropteroyltriglutamate--homocysteine S-methyltransferase: MQKNYVLGFPRIGEKRELKKVLEKYWSKQIGFEEVKYVAEQLKKRHWNYQKKAKIDFISSNDFSYYDNMLDTTILLGAIPKRFEKLKDEEQYFSMARGNDKALAMEMTKWFNTNYHYIVPEISKETTFKLNSKKVINEYKEAKELGIKTKINLIGPITYLGLSKSIDNSDTFSHINKVVEIYKELLLEISNLDEEIVVQFDEPLFVKDLDSKILSLIKPTYDQLTSIAKNIKLVVSTYFEHSNEATKNFVNTPIWALGLDFIYGRKNLNCLNLIKDSNKVLIAGVIDGRNIWKSNFEEKKSLLEEIAKVIKKENIIISTSSSLLHVPFTLNYEEKLDEQIKSWLAFACEKLNELSLLSKQFFNLDLSLEEKSAIQKNIEDNNKRKTSTKIHNNKIQEELKNLKVLQRADKFEDRIKAQRDYFKYDYLATTTIGSFPQTKEIRENRKNYKASLISKEEYEKEIKKYIDDCISFQEEIGLDVLVHGEPERNDMVEYFGEMLDGFAFTKNAWVQSYGSRCVKPPLIYGDVNRENPMTVNWTKYAQSKTSKTVKGMLTGPVTILNWSFVRDDMPRSEVAKQIALGICKEVDDLQNAEIKMIQVDEAAFKEGYPLRKENIAEYEKWAVDNFKLSISCAKSNTQIHTHMCYSQFNDIIKTIEAMDADVISIETARSGNKLLKIFKEVAYKQEIGPGIYDIHSPRVPSIEEMVKQIEALVEVLPKEQLWINPDCGLKTRNWPEVKQSLRNMVKAVQIIKEKTY; this comes from the coding sequence ATGCAAAAGAATTACGTATTAGGATTTCCTCGTATTGGAGAAAAAAGAGAACTTAAAAAAGTTTTAGAAAAATATTGGTCAAAGCAAATAGGCTTTGAAGAAGTTAAATATGTAGCAGAACAATTAAAAAAAAGACACTGGAATTATCAGAAAAAAGCAAAAATAGATTTTATTTCATCAAATGATTTTTCATATTATGACAATATGCTTGATACTACAATTTTATTAGGAGCAATTCCAAAAAGATTTGAGAAGCTAAAAGACGAAGAACAATACTTTTCAATGGCTAGAGGAAATGACAAAGCTCTTGCAATGGAAATGACAAAATGGTTTAATACAAATTACCATTATATAGTTCCAGAAATTTCAAAAGAAACTACATTTAAATTAAATAGTAAAAAAGTTATAAATGAATACAAAGAAGCTAAAGAATTAGGTATTAAAACTAAAATCAATTTAATTGGACCTATTACATATTTAGGTCTTAGTAAAAGTATTGATAATAGTGATACATTTTCTCATATAAATAAAGTTGTAGAAATTTATAAAGAACTATTATTAGAAATATCAAATTTAGATGAAGAAATTGTTGTTCAATTTGATGAGCCTTTATTTGTAAAAGATTTAGACTCAAAAATACTTTCTCTAATAAAACCTACTTATGATCAATTAACAAGTATTGCAAAAAATATTAAACTTGTTGTTTCTACTTATTTTGAACACTCTAATGAAGCAACAAAAAATTTTGTTAACACTCCTATTTGGGCTCTTGGTTTAGATTTTATTTATGGAAGAAAAAATCTTAATTGCTTAAATTTAATCAAAGATTCAAATAAAGTATTAATAGCAGGTGTAATTGATGGACGAAATATTTGGAAAAGTAACTTTGAAGAGAAAAAATCACTTTTAGAAGAAATAGCAAAAGTAATAAAAAAAGAAAATATTATAATTTCTACATCTTCATCACTATTACATGTACCTTTTACTTTAAATTATGAAGAAAAATTGGATGAGCAGATTAAATCTTGGTTAGCTTTTGCTTGCGAAAAATTAAATGAATTATCACTTCTTTCAAAGCAATTTTTCAATTTAGATTTAAGTTTAGAAGAAAAGTCTGCAATACAAAAAAATATTGAAGATAATAATAAAAGAAAAACATCTACAAAAATTCATAATAACAAAATTCAAGAAGAGTTAAAAAATCTGAAAGTATTACAAAGAGCAGATAAATTTGAAGATAGAATTAAAGCGCAAAGAGATTATTTCAAGTACGATTATCTAGCAACTACTACAATTGGATCTTTTCCTCAAACAAAAGAAATTAGAGAAAATAGAAAGAATTATAAAGCCTCTTTAATTAGCAAAGAAGAATATGAAAAAGAGATAAAAAAATATATTGATGATTGTATTTCATTTCAAGAAGAAATTGGACTTGATGTACTAGTTCATGGAGAACCTGAAAGAAATGATATGGTTGAATATTTTGGTGAGATGTTAGATGGTTTTGCTTTTACTAAAAATGCTTGGGTTCAATCATATGGAAGTAGATGTGTGAAACCACCATTAATTTATGGAGATGTAAACAGAGAAAATCCAATGACTGTAAATTGGACTAAATATGCTCAAAGTAAAACATCAAAAACAGTAAAAGGAATGTTAACAGGTCCAGTTACTATTTTAAACTGGTCTTTTGTAAGAGATGATATGCCAAGAAGTGAAGTAGCAAAACAAATAGCCTTAGGAATTTGTAAAGAAGTTGATGACTTACAAAATGCAGAAATAAAAATGATTCAAGTTGATGAAGCAGCTTTTAAAGAAGGTTATCCTTTAAGAAAAGAAAATATTGCTGAATATGAAAAGTGGGCTGTTGATAACTTTAAACTAAGTATTTCTTGCGCAAAAAGTAATACTCAAATTCATACACATATGTGTTATAGTCAATTTAATGACATTATTAAAACAATTGAAGCTATGGATGCTGATGTGATTTCAATAGAAACAGCAAGAAGTGGAAATAAACTTTTAAAGATATTTAAAGAAGTAGCTTACAAGCAAGAAATAGGACCAGGAATTTATGATATTCATTCTCCAAGAGTTCCAAGTATTGAAGAAATGGTTAAACAAATTGAAGCTTTAGTTGAAGTTTTACCAAAAGAGCAATTATGGATAAATCCAGATTGTGGATTAAAAACAAGAAATTGGCCTGAAGTAAAACAAAGTTTAAGAAATATGGTTAAAGCCGTACAAATAATAAAAGAAAAAACTTACTAG
- the trmD gene encoding tRNA (guanosine(37)-N1)-methyltransferase TrmD, with amino-acid sequence MKFTFVTLFPNLIEPYFQDSILKRAVDSNFISYEFYNPRDFTNNKHLKVDKQMVGGGAGMLMTCQPLFDCLDKIKEENEDAYIIFPLAAAKTFKQNDAKRLAKKKNIVFVSGRYEGIDERVIEKYANEVFSIGEFVLTGGELPSLTMSDAISRNVDGVLGNAQSLDVESYENQLLEAPSFAKPEIFQNLSVVKEFLKGNHSKISDLKNQMSICKTKYYRPNKEKR; translated from the coding sequence TTGAAATTTACATTTGTGACACTTTTCCCAAACTTAATTGAACCATATTTTCAAGATTCTATTTTAAAACGAGCAGTTGATTCAAATTTTATATCTTATGAGTTTTATAATCCAAGAGATTTCACAAATAATAAGCATTTGAAAGTTGATAAACAAATGGTAGGTGGAGGAGCAGGAATGCTTATGACTTGCCAACCTTTGTTTGATTGCTTAGATAAAATAAAAGAAGAAAATGAAGATGCTTATATTATTTTTCCTTTAGCTGCTGCAAAAACATTTAAACAAAATGATGCAAAGCGTTTGGCAAAGAAAAAAAACATAGTATTTGTAAGTGGAAGATATGAAGGAATTGATGAAAGAGTAATAGAAAAATATGCAAATGAGGTATTTTCTATAGGAGAATTTGTTTTAACAGGTGGAGAATTACCATCTTTAACAATGAGTGATGCAATTTCTAGAAATGTTGATGGTGTTCTTGGGAATGCCCAATCTTTAGATGTTGAGAGTTATGAAAATCAACTTTTAGAAGCTCCATCTTTTGCTAAACCTGAAATTTTCCAAAATTTAAGTGTCGTTAAAGAATTCTTAAAGGGAAATCATAGTAAAATTTCCGACTTAAAAAACCAGATGTCAATTTGTAAGACAAAATACTATAGACCTAATAAGGAAAAACGATGA
- the rplS gene encoding 50S ribosomal protein L19: protein MKNRYIASFETAQIESKEIPQFRAGDTVRLGIEIKEGEKKRVQTYEGIVIARHGEGVSATFNVRKIGANSVGVERIFPLYSDSIKSFEVLRRGRVRRAKLHYLRGLRGKAARIKELKR from the coding sequence ATGAAAAACAGATATATTGCTAGTTTCGAAACTGCACAAATAGAGTCAAAAGAAATCCCTCAATTTAGAGCAGGAGATACTGTAAGACTTGGTATTGAGATTAAAGAAGGTGAAAAAAAGAGAGTTCAGACTTACGAAGGTATCGTAATTGCTAGACATGGTGAAGGTGTTTCTGCAACATTTAACGTAAGAAAAATTGGTGCTAACTCTGTTGGTGTTGAAAGAATTTTCCCATTATACTCTGATTCAATCAAATCTTTTGAAGTATTAAGAAGAGGTAGAGTAAGAAGAGCTAAGTTACATTACTTAAGAGGATTAAGAGGAAAAGCTGCAAGAATTAAAGAACTTAAAAGATAG
- a CDS encoding DedA family protein, with protein sequence MLHDIVNFVVDTVGSLGYTGIFIMMFLESSFFPFPSEVVMVPAGYLAYKGEMNIYFAIFAGVAGSLTGALFNYFLAVKFGRAFLVKYGKYFFIKEETISKMEEFFKSHGHISTFSGRLIPAVRQYISFPAGLARMNLLTFSIYTTLGAAIWVVILTLLGYYLGDNEALIKEYLRYIIVGILICLAIIGFWYYKKIKK encoded by the coding sequence ATGCTTCATGATATTGTAAACTTTGTTGTAGATACTGTTGGTAGTTTAGGCTATACAGGTATATTTATCATGATGTTTTTAGAAAGCTCGTTCTTTCCATTTCCTTCAGAAGTTGTAATGGTTCCAGCTGGTTACTTAGCATATAAGGGTGAAATGAATATATATTTTGCTATTTTTGCAGGAGTTGCTGGCTCACTAACTGGCGCACTTTTTAACTACTTTTTAGCAGTTAAATTCGGAAGAGCTTTTTTAGTTAAATATGGGAAATACTTTTTTATTAAAGAAGAAACAATTTCAAAAATGGAAGAGTTTTTTAAATCACATGGACATATTTCAACTTTCTCAGGGCGTTTAATTCCAGCAGTAAGACAATATATATCTTTTCCAGCAGGCCTTGCTAGAATGAATTTATTAACATTTTCTATTTATACTACATTAGGTGCAGCGATTTGGGTAGTGATTTTAACACTTCTAGGATACTACTTAGGAGATAATGAAGCTTTAATAAAAGAATATCTAAGGTATATAATCGTTGGAATTTTAATTTGCTTAGCAATTATTGGTTTTTGGTATTATAAAAAGATTAAAAAATAG
- a CDS encoding universal stress protein: MEYKKLFFPIGGGEELAQRIHGALLIGKHFNAHLDIFKSLAKPSQIMQFADNIPESILKELNAIAKDKLEKDLHIHEKIFKEEANKLDTTISSTIITNTASAQILSGEGYRSKLIEQESKYCDLVVVSAPHNARLTATFETTVTKSGKPALMFPREMTSFNTDRILIGWNNSPEVSRAISQAIPIMKKAKKVHIITANEYMKNENEVIKLQDYLKIHNIIATYEIVKTTNTPGEALLKNAKDGNYELIVAGAFGHKGFKELMFGGTTKYILEHTNIPIFMSN, from the coding sequence ATGGAATATAAAAAATTATTCTTCCCAATTGGTGGAGGAGAAGAGCTTGCTCAAAGAATTCATGGTGCATTACTTATTGGAAAACACTTTAATGCTCATTTAGATATTTTTAAATCACTTGCAAAACCTAGTCAGATTATGCAATTTGCAGACAATATACCAGAGTCTATTTTAAAAGAATTAAATGCAATTGCTAAAGATAAACTAGAAAAAGATCTTCATATACATGAAAAAATATTTAAAGAAGAAGCAAATAAACTTGATACTACAATTTCAAGTACAATAATCACTAATACTGCTAGTGCACAGATATTATCAGGAGAAGGATATAGAAGTAAGTTAATTGAACAAGAGTCAAAGTACTGTGATTTAGTTGTTGTTTCTGCTCCTCATAATGCACGATTAACGGCTACGTTTGAAACCACAGTTACAAAAAGTGGAAAACCTGCATTAATGTTTCCTAGAGAAATGACAAGTTTTAATACAGACCGAATACTAATTGGATGGAATAATTCACCAGAGGTATCAAGAGCAATATCACAAGCAATACCTATAATGAAAAAAGCAAAGAAAGTACATATTATTACAGCAAATGAATATATGAAAAATGAGAATGAAGTAATCAAATTGCAAGATTATTTAAAAATACATAATATAATAGCAACATATGAAATAGTAAAAACAACAAATACTCCAGGTGAAGCTTTACTTAAAAATGCTAAAGATGGGAATTATGAATTAATAGTTGCAGGTGCTTTTGGACATAAGGGTTTTAAAGAGCTTATGTTTGGAGGAACTACTAAATACATATTAGAACATACAAATATCCCAATATTTATGTCAAATTAA